The Cyprinus carpio isolate SPL01 chromosome B17, ASM1834038v1, whole genome shotgun sequence genome has a window encoding:
- the LOC109107967 gene encoding UDP-glucose 4-epimerase-like isoform X1, whose protein sequence is MRQKILVTGGGGYIGSHCVVELIEAGYHPVVIDNFSNAVRGEGNVPESLLRIEKFLNTQIEFHELDLLDKPGLEKIFKKHSFYAVMHFAGLKAVGESVEQPLRYYRVNLTGTINLLEVMQSHGVRNLVFSSSATVYGDPQKLPIDEQHPVGGCTNPYGKTKYFIEEMIRDQCTAEKDWNAVLLRYFNPIGAHISGQIGEDPQGIPNNLLPYVAQVAIGRRKHLNVFGNDYSTPDGTGVRDYIHVVDLAKGHIAAVKKLKDNCGCKVYNLGTGTGYSVLQMVNAMEKASGRKIAYQTAPRRSGDVASCYADPTLAEKELGWKAEYGLERMCEDLWRWQSQNPTGFSNGTQS, encoded by the exons ATGCGTCAGAAGATCTTGGTGACAGGAGGAGGTGGATACATTGGCAGCCACTGTGTTGTGGAGCTCATAGAGGCTGGTTATCACCCTGTGGTCATCGATAACTTCAGTAATGCTGTCAGAG GAGAGGGTAATGTTCCAGAGAGCTTGCTGAGAATAGAGAAGTTTCTGAATACTCAGATTGAGTTCCATGAGCTGGACCTTCTGGATAAACCTGGATTggagaaaatattcaaaaaa CACTCCTTCTATGCAGTGATGCATTTTGCAGGACTGAAAGCTGTGGGTGAATCAGTAGAACAGCCTTTACGATACTACAGAGTCAATCTCACAGGAACCATCAATCTGCTGGAG GTGATGCAGTCTCATGGAGTGCGTAATCTGGTATTTAGCAGCTCCGCCACCGTCTATGGAGACCCCCAAAAACTCCCCATTGATGAGCAGCATCCAGTGGGTGGCTGCACAAACCCCTATGGCAAGACCAAGTACTTCATAGAGGAAATGATCAGGGACCAGTGCACAGCAGAGAAG GACTGGAATGCTGTGTTGCTCAGGTACTTCAATCCCATTGGTGCTCACATCTCAGGACAGATTGGTGAAGATCCACAGGGAATCCCAAACAACCTTCTGCCTTATGTTGCCCAG GTGGCTATTGGCAGACGAAAACATCTGAATGTGTTTGGAAATGACTACAGCACACCTGATGGAACAG GTGTGAGAGACTACATCCATGTTGTTGACTTGGCAAAGGGGCACATTGCTGCCGTCAAGAAACTGAAGGACAACTGTGGGTGTaaa GTCTATAATCTGGGCACAGGTACAGGCTACTCAGTGCTGCAGATGGTGAATGCCATGGAAAAAGCTTCAGGTCGAAAG ATTGCCTATCAGACTGCACCTCGACGCAGCGGTGATGTGGCCTCATGCTATGCAGATCCAACTCTGGCAGAGAAAGAGCTGGGCTGGAAGGCAGAATACGGCCTGGAGAGGATGT GTGAGGATTTGTGGCGCTGGCAATCCCAGAATCCCACAGGATTCAGTAATGGAACACAGTCTTAA
- the zbtb8a gene encoding zinc finger and BTB domain-containing protein 8A isoform X2 — protein sequence MSAIHQSCLLKQLDQQRQQELFCDCNVLVEGQIFSAHRNVLYGSSGYFRMLLSQGAKDTLESVNASFDVFSPEIFAIILDFIYSGQLELNSSNVIEVMSAASYLQMNDVISYCKAFIKSFLEISTKEDDESRYLCLSDSSPLQDRRENVIEPSNMCDVSMSSQTRLWDQPEEDQTQEDFRGTSPQPSGLQQNSPPQSSLEAHMDEEQFSSVLPERRRRGSRKRTATSRLVTEDTSLIDLQGVVSHCSQIADELYANIPSIVGVAGVFNKDSTPSMRYKCPFCTHTVKRKADLKRHLRCHTGERPYPCQACSKRFTRLEHLRSHFETVRNTLSFTQVWSINTPTGCISTCYCCSLIHTLYCV from the exons ATGTCAGCCATTCACCAGAGCTGTTTGCTAAAGCAGCTGGACCAGCAACGACAGCAGGAATTGTTCTGTGACTGCAACGTGCTGGTGGAGGGTCAGATTTTCAGTGCACACCGTAATGTCCTGTACGGCAGCAGTGGATATTTCAGGATGTTGCTGTCTCAAGGAGCTAAAGACACTCTAGAGTCTGTAAATGCTTCTTTTGATGTCTTCAGCCCTGAGATCTTTGCCATCATCCTGGACTTCATTTACTCTGGTCAGCTGGAGCTCAACAGCTCTAATGTAATAGAAGTGATGTCAGCCGCCAGCTACCTGCAGATGAATGACGTCATTTCCTACTGCAAGGCCTTCATTAAATCTTTCCTTGAGATCAGCACAAAAGAGGACGATGAGAGTCGGTATCTGTGTCTGTCAGACAGCAGTCCACTTCAGGACAGGCGTGAGAACGTCATCGAGCCGTCCAACATGTGTGACGTAAGCATGAGCTCTCAGACCAGACTCTGGGATCAGCCAGAGGAGGATCAGACGCAGGAGGACTTCAGAGGAACAAGCCCACAGCCGTCAGGCCTTCAGCAGAACTCTCCTCCACAGTCCAGTCTGGAGGCACACATGGATGAGGAGCAGTTCAGCTCGGTGCTCCCCGAACGCAGAAGAAGAGGAAGCAGGAAAAGAACTGCCACCAGTCGCTTGGTAACAGAAGACACTTCTCTCATTGACCTGCAGGGGGTGGTATCACACTGCTCTCAGATAGCAGACGAACTGTACGCCAATATTCCGTCTATTGTtggggttgctggggtgtttaATAAAG ATTCCACTCCCTCTATGCGTTACAAATGTCCATTCTGCACGCACACAGTAAAGAGAAAGGCTGACTTGAAGCGTCATCTCCGCTGTCACACAGGGGAGCGTCCTTATCCCTGTCAGGCCTGCAGCAAACGTTTCACTCGCCTGGAACACCTGCGCAGCCATTTTGAGACGGTGAGAAACACACTCAGCTTCACACAGGTCTGGTCCATTAACACCCCCACAGGCTGTATATCCACATGCTACTGCTGTTCATTAATTCATACCTTGTACTGTGTGTGA
- the LOC122140161 gene encoding hydroxymethylglutaryl-CoA lyase, mitochondrial-like, with the protein MAALIMRIGPGSFPSARVHRPALCSAAAAILRSVSVSATQSVSFPERVKIVEVGPRDGLQNEKTVVPTEVKIRLIDMLSEAGLPVIEATSFVSPKWVPQMADQEEVMRGLHKKAGVNYPVLTPNLKGFQAAMKAGAKEVAIFGAASELFSKKNINCSVDESLVRFEEVMRAANQEGVPVRGYVSCVLGCPYEGKVSPKKVADVAKRLYSMGCYEISLGDTIGVGTPGGMTEMLNAVKKEVPVEALAVHCHDTYGQALANILVALQNGVSVVDSSVAGLGGCPYAQGASGNVATEDVVYMLHGLGIHTGVDLPKLLDAGSYICHSLNRRTNSKVAQASCKL; encoded by the exons ATGGCGGCGCTCATTATGAGAATTGGTCCAGGTTCTTTCCCTTCTGCTCGGGTTCACAGACCCGCTCTGTGCTCCGCTGCCGCCGCAATACTCAGATCC GTCAGTGTGTCTGCCACACAGTCAGTCTCATTCCCAGAGAGGGTTAAGATTGTAGAGGTTGGACCCCGAGATGGACTTCAGAATGAGAAG ACCGTCGTTCCCACAGAGGTGAAGATCCGTCTGATTGATATGCTCTCAGAGGCAGGACTTCCTGTCATTGAGGCCACAAGTTTTGTTTCCCCTAAATGGGTCCCTCAG ATGGCCGATCAAGAGGAAGTGATGCGTGGCCTCCACAAGAAAGCTGGCGTGAACTACCCCGTTCTGACCCCTAATCTCAAGGGATTCCAGGCTGCT ATGAAGGCTGGTGCAAAAGAGGTGGCAATATTTGGTGCTGCATCAGAGCTCTTCAGTAAGAAGAACATAAACTGTTCAGTGGATGAAAGTCTTGTGCGCTTTGAGGAGGTGATGAGAGCAGCCAATCAAGAGGGGGTTCCTGTGAGAGG CTATGTGTCATGTGTGCTGGGTTGTCCATATGAAGGGAAGGTATCGCCGAAAAAAGTGGCAGATGTTGCTAAGAGACTGTATTCCATGGGCTGCTATGAGATTTCACTTGGCGATACTATCGGAGTGGGCACTCCGGGTGGCATGACGGAGATGTTGAATGCCGTGAAGAAAGAGGTTCCTGTGGAGGCTTTAGCAGTTCACTGTCATGACACTTACGGACAAGCACTCGCTAACATACTCGTAGCATTACAG AATGGGGTAAGTGTCGTGGACTCCTCCGTTGCAGGGCTGGGCGGCTGCCCTTATGCACAAGGGGCTTCTGGAAATGTTGCAACTGAAGATGTGGTCTATATGCTGCACGGACTGGGAATCCATACT GGAGTGGACCTGCCCAAACTGTTGGACGCTGGATCATACATCTGTCATTCACTCAACAGAAGGACAAATTCAAAAGTAGCTCAGGCCTCCTGCAAGCTCTGA
- the si:ch211-195o20.7 gene encoding cytospin-A, with the protein MGNNSGRERHGSSGTAAETYETPPTSPYSVVTTCSPTTQLVSISNCTSTATPETAQDALSSTNQNDEPLLDCRTGPEKEAEEELKMTESPGQVSYPSDACMNGDTEVDPNLLQECLNTLQLNNIEESTHILNDLLKCFLVEREKMKEELRSCKEKIQAEREEWQQFQADLKVALVVSDRLRAEAEEELSTLRAARQDLGTQLANALQSRQEVESQLESLRIELEQSKQKLKQVTGSHQGAPAMRGLERQVEGYGKRTGPEDQLWTDEMKRKREMRISGTSERSRSLCRMPSDYPDVVVNGTSQPSVTMTTVCTSQSKTQAVSSDKQNNKTSSNRDKKVENSLLQTCNSSVLDVAKQINRTRTQEDFPSGLRSLRLHGSSRRNSLLCWCQGRTQGYKNIEITNFSSCWVDGLAFCAIYHSYLPSHIPYDKLSPENKKENLALAFQTGEGFGISASLTVEEMLKEEAPDWHRVLEYVESIYRHFEM; encoded by the exons ATGGGGAATAACTCTGGAAGAGAGCGACATGGGTCTTCAG GCACTGCAGCGGAAACATATGAAACACCTCCCACCTCACCATATAGTGTTGTTACTACCTGCTCACCAACCACACAATTGGTGTCCATTTCCAACTGTACAAGCACAGCCACCCCTGAAACAGCTCAAGACGCTCTGAGCTCCACCAATCAGAATGACGAGCCATTGCTGGACTGCAGGACAGGGCCTGAAAAGGAGGCTGAGGAGGAACTTAAGATGACAGAATCACCTGGGCAGGTGTCTTATCCCTCAGATGCGTGTATGAATGGAGACACAGAAGTGGACCCAAACCTTCTACAGGAGTGTTTGAACACACTGCAGCTGAACAACATTGAAGAATCCACGCACATATTAAATG atttgttaaaatgttttctggtGGAGAGGGAGAAGATGAAGGAGGAACTGAGAAGTTGTAAGGAGAAGATTCAG GCAGAACGTGAGGAGTGGCAGCAATTCCAGGCTGACCTGAAGGTGGCGCTGGTGGTTTCAGACAGACTGAGGGCAGAAGCTGAGGAAGAGCTAAGTACTTTAAGAGCAGCAAGGCAGGACCTGGGCACACAGCTAGCCAATGCCTTGCAGAGTCGCCAGGAGGTCGAAAGTCAATTGGAGAGCCTCAGAATTGAGCTGGAGCAGAGCAAGCAGAAACTGAAGCAGGTCACAGGCAGCCACCAGGGGGCGCCGGCAATGAGGGGCCTAGAGAGACAAGTGGAGGGTTATGGGAAGAGAACCGGACCAGAAGATCAACTGTGGACTgatgaaatgaagagaaaaagagaaatgcGCATCTCTGGTACTTCAGAGAGGTCAAG GAGCCTGTGCCGGATGCCCTCAGATTACCCTGATGTTGTTGTTAATGGTACTTCTCAACCTTCTGTTACTATGACAACAGTATGT ACTTCTCAGAGCAAGACTCAAGCAGTAAGTTCAGACAAACAGAACAACAAGACCAGCTCCAATAGAG ATAAGAAAGTGGAGAATTCACTCCTACAGACATGCAACTCTTCGGTTTTAGATGTGGCAAAACAGATCAACAGAACAAG GACACAGGAGGATTTCCCATCAGGACTCAGGTCACTGAGGCTTCATGGCAGCTCCAGGCGGAACTCCCTGCTTTGCTGGTGTCAAGGCAGAACTCAGGGATACAAG AATATTGAGATAACTAATTTCAGCAGTTGCTGGGTGGATGGTTTGGCCTTTTGTGCGATTTACCACAGTTACCTCCCCTCTCACATACCATATGACAAACTCAGTCCAGAGAATAAG AAAGAGAATCTCGCTCTTGCATTCCAGACTGGAGAAGGTTTTGGAATCTCTGCATCACTG ACGGTGGAGGAAATGCTAAAAGAAGAAGCACCGGACTGGCACAGAGTTCTGGAATATGTAGAGAGCATCTACCGCCACTTTGAGATGTGA
- the zgc:193593 gene encoding uncharacterized protein zgc:193593: MFFGLSRPTLGHIRCLQTSAVQTVTQSAHDLVVPRVAVFLGALGIAMSGYSSRQLAVHHRPSTRILHWMSKPAINVDSPGSPGRARLDSAKTSMASVKKDEQDQPIKSTVDTEQPVKASPDI; the protein is encoded by the exons ATGTTTTTTGGTCTCTCGCGTCCTACTTTAGGACACATCCGCTGCTTGCAG ACGTCCGCCGTACAGACTGTGACCCAAAGTGCTCACGATCTCGTAGTGCCGCGGGTGGCTGTTTTTCTGGGTGCATTGGGAATTGCGATGTCTGGATACAGCTCTCGCCAGCTCGCTGTTCACCACCGTCCTTCCACACGCATCCTGCACTGGATGTCCAAACCTGCCATTAATGTCGATAGCCCTGGTTCCCCAGGTCGAGCCCGTCTGGATTCAGCCAAGACTTCAATGGCATCCGTCAAAAAAGATGAACAGGATCAACCAATCAAAAGCACAGTTGACACCGAGCAACCTGTGAAGGCATCACCTgacatatga
- the LOC109107967 gene encoding UDP-glucose 4-epimerase-like isoform X2 produces the protein MRQKILVTGGGGYIGSHCVVELIEAGYHPVVIDNFSNAVREGNVPESLLRIEKFLNTQIEFHELDLLDKPGLEKIFKKHSFYAVMHFAGLKAVGESVEQPLRYYRVNLTGTINLLEVMQSHGVRNLVFSSSATVYGDPQKLPIDEQHPVGGCTNPYGKTKYFIEEMIRDQCTAEKDWNAVLLRYFNPIGAHISGQIGEDPQGIPNNLLPYVAQVAIGRRKHLNVFGNDYSTPDGTGVRDYIHVVDLAKGHIAAVKKLKDNCGCKVYNLGTGTGYSVLQMVNAMEKASGRKIAYQTAPRRSGDVASCYADPTLAEKELGWKAEYGLERMCEDLWRWQSQNPTGFSNGTQS, from the exons ATGCGTCAGAAGATCTTGGTGACAGGAGGAGGTGGATACATTGGCAGCCACTGTGTTGTGGAGCTCATAGAGGCTGGTTATCACCCTGTGGTCATCGATAACTTCAGTAATGCTGTCAGAG AGGGTAATGTTCCAGAGAGCTTGCTGAGAATAGAGAAGTTTCTGAATACTCAGATTGAGTTCCATGAGCTGGACCTTCTGGATAAACCTGGATTggagaaaatattcaaaaaa CACTCCTTCTATGCAGTGATGCATTTTGCAGGACTGAAAGCTGTGGGTGAATCAGTAGAACAGCCTTTACGATACTACAGAGTCAATCTCACAGGAACCATCAATCTGCTGGAG GTGATGCAGTCTCATGGAGTGCGTAATCTGGTATTTAGCAGCTCCGCCACCGTCTATGGAGACCCCCAAAAACTCCCCATTGATGAGCAGCATCCAGTGGGTGGCTGCACAAACCCCTATGGCAAGACCAAGTACTTCATAGAGGAAATGATCAGGGACCAGTGCACAGCAGAGAAG GACTGGAATGCTGTGTTGCTCAGGTACTTCAATCCCATTGGTGCTCACATCTCAGGACAGATTGGTGAAGATCCACAGGGAATCCCAAACAACCTTCTGCCTTATGTTGCCCAG GTGGCTATTGGCAGACGAAAACATCTGAATGTGTTTGGAAATGACTACAGCACACCTGATGGAACAG GTGTGAGAGACTACATCCATGTTGTTGACTTGGCAAAGGGGCACATTGCTGCCGTCAAGAAACTGAAGGACAACTGTGGGTGTaaa GTCTATAATCTGGGCACAGGTACAGGCTACTCAGTGCTGCAGATGGTGAATGCCATGGAAAAAGCTTCAGGTCGAAAG ATTGCCTATCAGACTGCACCTCGACGCAGCGGTGATGTGGCCTCATGCTATGCAGATCCAACTCTGGCAGAGAAAGAGCTGGGCTGGAAGGCAGAATACGGCCTGGAGAGGATGT GTGAGGATTTGTGGCGCTGGCAATCCCAGAATCCCACAGGATTCAGTAATGGAACACAGTCTTAA
- the LOC109107972 gene encoding glutamate-rich protein 1, whose product MKKRRHKEKVQALGLMPRARAVEFMYAQRGDGNSEEVLDFLRTTQEIYLSDLKYSGSCVESGPSLSLTAAEALFSRLSGRMLPPAEISRLCGLRAVLVKNEGQLKSQLQEFRHTSTLPADEVSVVCTLIEYWLAEILPMQRQQRT is encoded by the exons atgaaGAAAAGACGTCACAAAGAGAAGGTCCAAGCTCTTGGATTGATGCCTCGAGCAAGAGCTGTTGAATTCATGTACGCACAGAGAGGAGATGGGAATTCAGAGGAGGTGCTCGACTTCCTCCGTACCACACAGGAGATCTACCTCTCTGATCTCAAATACTCTG GCTCCTGTGTAGAAAGCGGCCCCTCTCTTTCCCTCACTGCAGCCGAGGCTCTGTTCTCTCGTCTCTCAGGCAGGATGCTGCCCCCTGCTGAGATCTCTAGGCTGTGTGGACTTAGGGCTGTACTAGTGAAGAATGAAGGGCAGTTAAAATCACAGCTACAAGAATTCAGACACACAAGCACATTACCTGCAG ATGAGGTTTCAGTAGTCTGCACACTTATTGAGTATTGGCTGGCAGAGATTCTGCCCATGCAGAGACAGCAGAGGACATGA
- the zbtb8a gene encoding zinc finger and BTB domain-containing protein 8A isoform X1: MEMVCESGTCRPYRSAGDAGHLPIHKWTSADMSAIHQSCLLKQLDQQRQQELFCDCNVLVEGQIFSAHRNVLYGSSGYFRMLLSQGAKDTLESVNASFDVFSPEIFAIILDFIYSGQLELNSSNVIEVMSAASYLQMNDVISYCKAFIKSFLEISTKEDDESRYLCLSDSSPLQDRRENVIEPSNMCDVSMSSQTRLWDQPEEDQTQEDFRGTSPQPSGLQQNSPPQSSLEAHMDEEQFSSVLPERRRRGSRKRTATSRLVTEDTSLIDLQGVVSHCSQIADELYANIPSIVGVAGVFNKDSTPSMRYKCPFCTHTVKRKADLKRHLRCHTGERPYPCQACSKRFTRLEHLRSHFETVRNTLSFTQVWSINTPTGCISTCYCCSLIHTLYCV, encoded by the exons ATGGAGATGGTTTGTGAAAGTGGGACATGTCGACCGTACCGGAGTGCGGGTGACGCGGGGCATCT GCCTATTCACAAATGGACCAGTGCTGATATGTCAGCCATTCACCAGAGCTGTTTGCTAAAGCAGCTGGACCAGCAACGACAGCAGGAATTGTTCTGTGACTGCAACGTGCTGGTGGAGGGTCAGATTTTCAGTGCACACCGTAATGTCCTGTACGGCAGCAGTGGATATTTCAGGATGTTGCTGTCTCAAGGAGCTAAAGACACTCTAGAGTCTGTAAATGCTTCTTTTGATGTCTTCAGCCCTGAGATCTTTGCCATCATCCTGGACTTCATTTACTCTGGTCAGCTGGAGCTCAACAGCTCTAATGTAATAGAAGTGATGTCAGCCGCCAGCTACCTGCAGATGAATGACGTCATTTCCTACTGCAAGGCCTTCATTAAATCTTTCCTTGAGATCAGCACAAAAGAGGACGATGAGAGTCGGTATCTGTGTCTGTCAGACAGCAGTCCACTTCAGGACAGGCGTGAGAACGTCATCGAGCCGTCCAACATGTGTGACGTAAGCATGAGCTCTCAGACCAGACTCTGGGATCAGCCAGAGGAGGATCAGACGCAGGAGGACTTCAGAGGAACAAGCCCACAGCCGTCAGGCCTTCAGCAGAACTCTCCTCCACAGTCCAGTCTGGAGGCACACATGGATGAGGAGCAGTTCAGCTCGGTGCTCCCCGAACGCAGAAGAAGAGGAAGCAGGAAAAGAACTGCCACCAGTCGCTTGGTAACAGAAGACACTTCTCTCATTGACCTGCAGGGGGTGGTATCACACTGCTCTCAGATAGCAGACGAACTGTACGCCAATATTCCGTCTATTGTtggggttgctggggtgtttaATAAAG ATTCCACTCCCTCTATGCGTTACAAATGTCCATTCTGCACGCACACAGTAAAGAGAAAGGCTGACTTGAAGCGTCATCTCCGCTGTCACACAGGGGAGCGTCCTTATCCCTGTCAGGCCTGCAGCAAACGTTTCACTCGCCTGGAACACCTGCGCAGCCATTTTGAGACGGTGAGAAACACACTCAGCTTCACACAGGTCTGGTCCATTAACACCCCCACAGGCTGTATATCCACATGCTACTGCTGTTCATTAATTCATACCTTGTACTGTGTGTGA